A genome region from Platichthys flesus chromosome 12, fPlaFle2.1, whole genome shotgun sequence includes the following:
- the LOC133966655 gene encoding uncharacterized protein LOC133966655: MKSFLLVVNTQTPTHTNTHTNTHTHLIMGQLFSSDEECSQVKDALGSLLFSAMLEGGAVPDLGVVHPLLLANQHERFDPQDRLQQQLRELQGNIGSRAPVYLRDLIGRLTTFSDEPRLAGLVGLVVTMVMDMAYTSSRRASGGKGKSAGSGQRVEELQEVMEEYLKRCRINLSDRDKLIQDAVRLEGQLSLSLTQLKTCLLGGDCDSRSLRHWASAAAFHTQMLVHLAGLEGGGAPRAARAALEQYKEDLTQIIPAYRRYKSNTVSVVKCRGGLSASCDPSSEMPEEGSMTGLTVTDRETGRSVTLPLSTLETEAGRRRRPDGSSVTSSMNLDLITSDQYAQAYLERLFSDEGPVAELQSYFNTTSEHLLTSPTEPAEGGHGEQRVDRARGDKQDETERRGRGEKMKELDQTDESLQLSIRETQPEESLSQGASST; the protein is encoded by the exons ATGAAAAGTTTTCTCCTGGttgtcaacacacagacacctacacacactaacacacacacaaacacacacacacacctcatcatGGGCCAGCTGTTCTCCTCAGATGAAGAGTGTTCTCAGGTGAAGGACGCCCTCGGCTCCCTCCTCTTCAGCGCCATGTTGGAGGGCGGAGCTGTGCCCGACCTGGGAGTGGTGCACCCGCTCCTCTTGGCCAATCAGCACGAGAGGTTCGACCCCCAGGACCGCCTCCAGCAGCAACTGAGAGAG ctgcagGGCAACATTGGGAGCCGGGCCCCCGTCTACctgagggatctgattggcagATTGACGACCTTCTCCGATGAGCCGCGCCTGGCTGGGTTGGTGGGACTGGTGGTCACCATGGTGATGGATATGGCCTACACGTCATCGAGACGGGCGTCgggggggaaagggaagtcAGCCGGGTCGGGCCAG agggtggaggagctgcaggaggtgatggaggagtaCCTGAAGCGCTGCAGGATCAACCTGAGCGACAGAGACAAGCTGATCCAGGACGCCGTCCGCCTGGAGGGGCAGCTCAGCCTCAGCCTCACCCAGCTGAAGACCTGCCTGCTGGGGGGGGACTGTGACTCCAG gtcccTGAGGCACTGGGCCAGTGCAGCAGCGTTCCACACCCAGATGCTGGTTCACCTGGCCGGACTGGAAGGTGGGGGGGCGCCCCGGGCGGCGAGGGCGGCGCTGGAGCAGTACAAGGAGGACCTCACCCAGATCATACCTGCTTACAG GAGGTATAAGTCCAACACAGTGAGTGTGGTGAAATGTCGGGGGGGGCTGTCCGCGTCATGTGACCCCTCCAGTGAGATGCCAGAGGAGGGATCCATGACGGGCCTCACTGTGACGGACAGAGAGACGGGGAGGAGCGTGACGCTGCCTCTGTCCACCTTGGAGACAGAAGCAG ggagaagaaggagacCTGACGGTTCCTCTGTGACCTCCTCCATGAACCTGGACCTGATCACCTCAGATCAATACGCCCAGGCCTATCTGGAGCGTCTGTTCTCTGATGAGGGACCTGTGGCCGAGCTGCAGAGCTACTTCAACACAACCAGTGAACATCTGCTAACATCTCCTACAGAGCCGGCAGAGGGAGGACACGGAGAGCAGCGAGTGGACAGAGCCAGAGGTGATAAACAAGATgagactgagaggagaggaagaggagagaagatgaaggaaCTCGATCAAACAGATGAAAGTTTGCAACTGAGCATCAGAGAGACGCAGCCGGAGGAAAGTCTCAGTCAGGGAGCGTCAAGCACATAG